The following are encoded in a window of Sutcliffiella horikoshii genomic DNA:
- the motS gene encoding flagellar motor protein MotS, with amino-acid sequence MMLRKKKRGTPPGAPIWMVTFSDLFMLVLVFFILLFSMSQIDLVKFKAVAESFKQVNILDYNPSAVPFEHPTDFSVNTESTNNQEDVAKNEEQTQENEDSLAELLVEVQTFLAENDLEDVVVANRTERGIVLVLEEKVLYETAEARILPIAHPFLDKVGTLLTKIPNLVKVEGHTDNRPISTEKFPSNWELSAARASSVIRYLVESHELDPERFSAVGYGDTRPIVDNTSDTNYQKNRRVEIVISDPQKEVAVN; translated from the coding sequence ATGATGCTAAGAAAGAAAAAGAGGGGCACACCTCCAGGAGCACCCATTTGGATGGTAACATTTTCGGATCTGTTCATGCTGGTTTTGGTTTTCTTCATCTTGCTTTTCTCTATGTCTCAAATTGACTTGGTAAAGTTTAAAGCGGTAGCGGAATCGTTTAAGCAAGTAAATATCTTAGATTATAATCCTTCTGCTGTTCCTTTTGAGCACCCGACAGATTTCTCTGTGAATACGGAGTCGACCAATAACCAAGAAGATGTAGCGAAAAACGAGGAACAAACGCAAGAGAATGAAGATAGTTTGGCAGAGCTGCTTGTGGAGGTACAAACATTTTTAGCAGAAAATGACCTCGAGGATGTAGTGGTTGCTAACAGAACAGAGCGTGGCATCGTTCTCGTGCTAGAAGAAAAGGTTTTATACGAGACGGCTGAAGCCAGAATCCTTCCAATTGCACATCCTTTTCTCGATAAAGTCGGAACATTATTAACGAAAATCCCGAACCTGGTCAAAGTAGAAGGACATACCGATAACAGACCAATCTCAACAGAAAAGTTTCCTTCCAACTGGGAATTATCTGCAGCACGGGCTAGTAGTGTGATTCGATACCTTGTTGAATCTCATGAATTGGATCCTGAGCGCTTCAGCGCAGTAGGTTATGGTGATACAAGGCCGATTGTAGACAATACGTCAGATACTAATTATCAAAAAAATAGAAGAGTAGAAATAGTCATCTCTGATCCTCAAAAAGAAGTCGCAGTAAATTAA
- a CDS encoding acetoin utilization AcuB family protein, whose protein sequence is MIVERIMKKNVHTLLPTDTVEHALHLMEEKNIRHIPIVNNMMQLVGIISDRDVRNGLQAALYENSAQEDLQQPLSKVMKTNLLTGHPLDFVEEVAATFYEYKIGCLPIIQDSKLVGIVTETDLLYTFVQLTGANQPASQFEVKVENISGKLAEVTSILKKRKLNILSVLVYPHQDEQFKILVFRVQTMNPTGVIHDLQEEGYEVLWPNLPGVTS, encoded by the coding sequence ATGATTGTAGAAAGAATTATGAAGAAAAATGTCCATACATTACTTCCAACAGATACTGTGGAGCATGCGCTTCATCTTATGGAAGAAAAGAACATCCGACACATTCCTATTGTAAACAATATGATGCAGTTGGTCGGAATTATTTCTGATAGAGATGTACGTAACGGTTTGCAGGCAGCATTATATGAAAACAGTGCGCAAGAAGACTTGCAGCAGCCTCTTTCTAAAGTAATGAAAACAAATTTATTAACAGGACACCCCCTCGATTTTGTAGAGGAGGTCGCTGCGACTTTTTACGAATATAAGATTGGTTGCCTTCCGATTATACAGGACTCCAAACTCGTTGGGATTGTTACAGAGACAGACCTTCTCTATACATTCGTACAGTTAACAGGAGCAAACCAACCCGCCTCACAATTTGAAGTGAAAGTCGAAAACATTTCCGGCAAGCTTGCGGAAGTGACATCCATATTAAAAAAGCGAAAGTTAAATATACTCAGTGTGCTTGTCTACCCTCATCAAGACGAGCAGTTTAAAATACTTGTCTTCCGGGTTCAAACGATGAATCCTACAGGTGTCATTCATGACCTCCAGGAGGAAGGCTATGAAGTATTATGGCCGAATTTGCCGGGTGTCACATCATGA
- a CDS encoding GNAT family N-acetyltransferase, which produces MEHRKTYNAKEIRTKNSRLIIEGPVTPEKLASYEFHKDLVAFRPPEQQRKALIEIAGLPEGRIIIARTHDTIVGYVTYLYPDPMERWSEGKMENLIELGAIEVVPEVRGCSVGKSLLQVSMMDDMMENYIVITTEYYWHWDLKGTGLNVWEYRKIMEKMMNAGGLEYYATDDPEISSHPANCLMARIGKNIDQESIQRFDQLRFHNRFMY; this is translated from the coding sequence ATGGAGCACAGAAAAACGTATAATGCAAAGGAAATTAGAACGAAAAATAGCCGCTTGATCATTGAAGGACCAGTAACACCAGAGAAACTGGCAAGCTATGAATTTCATAAAGACCTTGTTGCATTTAGACCTCCGGAACAACAGCGTAAGGCCTTGATTGAAATTGCGGGCCTTCCAGAGGGAAGAATCATCATCGCAAGAACACACGATACAATCGTTGGGTATGTTACCTATCTCTATCCTGATCCAATGGAAAGATGGTCAGAAGGGAAAATGGAAAACCTTATTGAACTTGGCGCCATTGAAGTAGTACCGGAAGTTCGCGGTTGTTCCGTTGGTAAATCCCTGCTTCAAGTTTCCATGATGGACGATATGATGGAAAATTATATTGTCATAACCACAGAATATTATTGGCACTGGGACTTAAAGGGCACTGGACTTAATGTTTGGGAGTATAGAAAGATAATGGAGAAAATGATGAATGCCGGCGGTTTGGAATACTATGCAACCGATGATCCAGAAATCAGTTCCCATCCTGCCAACTGTCTGATGGCCAGAATAGGCAAAAACATCGACCAGGAATCTATCCAGAGATTTGATCAACTGCGCTTTCACAACCGCTTTATGTACTAG
- a CDS encoding transglycosylase domain-containing protein, with the protein MSNYDKFKEKSQTFFQFFINNRTKKGANITYLVVWNLILVFLVIGVIGVSFAGGAGAGYFAALVKEEPVRSYEDLRKNIYNYEESTEMYFANDVYLGKYRADLLREEVSLDNVSEHLINALVSTEDEYFYEHEGVVPKAIVRAVVQEVTNSANQTGGSTLTQQLIKNQLLTNEVSFDRKAKEILLALRLENYFSKEEILEAYLNVSPFGRDSSGRNIAGARTAAEGIFGVDISELSIPQAAFIAGLPQSPFAYTPFTRAAEVKTPEGLEPGLERMRYVLHRMHEMGHIDDKQYEEALAYDITKDLAKPETFAVEQYPHLTFEIEEHARDIIAVQLALNDGYEKDELENNVELYNEYNEMANIALRQNGYKIHTTIDKNIYDNMEKVKDDFELYGPTYDYEDKIDPETGELKKNNVEQVGAVMIENKTGAIKSFVGGRDFSISPVNFAMDTYRHNGSTMKPLLAIAPGYEWGTIQPGSMLADLPYSVSLPGQENWAPSNWNNVVNGLVTVRDAVRLSHNLSTARAYMEIIDRRPIEFLFKQGFSELTEAEGEYPSLVLGSPTHGIRVVENTAGYVTFANEGKYVEPYLIEKIETKDGQVIFEHKVEPVEIYSPQTAYLMIDTMRDVFKRGTAMEANKNLKFTSDWSGKTGTTQNTEDVWMMGSNPNITFGLWFGYDERKPLKSLGDWGQHTATKRSQKLWAQLLNSAYDVNPELIGPSGQFEMPGGIVRRSYCKLSGMLPSDLCQKAGLVGEDLFNAKYAPTKTDDSLTTGKYVRIGDIAYAPLSSTPSEFVKEGPMIKPDFLKKLQVGSLEELSKYMTDKNIFDGLTVLSNDPLPANGSAPNQVGGVNVSGSTLTWASSSEKDVIGYYVYYKANSSSSARKIASVQAGDNMSTKLSQKSGFFYVTAVNASGKESSPSSSAKLGDPDKKEAPKPKPKPDPKPPSNGGGNGNGGGNDGGGNDDDDDGDDNSTDPPPDDSGDDGED; encoded by the coding sequence ATGTCAAACTACGACAAGTTCAAAGAAAAATCACAGACCTTTTTTCAATTTTTTATAAATAATAGGACGAAAAAAGGCGCCAACATTACATATTTAGTAGTGTGGAATCTCATTCTTGTTTTTCTCGTGATCGGCGTGATCGGCGTTTCATTCGCTGGCGGTGCAGGTGCAGGTTATTTCGCAGCACTCGTCAAAGAAGAACCTGTTCGTTCTTACGAAGATTTGAGAAAAAACATTTACAACTACGAAGAATCTACAGAAATGTATTTTGCAAACGACGTTTATTTAGGAAAATATCGAGCAGATCTACTTCGTGAAGAAGTGTCCCTAGATAACGTATCGGAGCATTTAATTAACGCACTTGTCTCTACAGAAGATGAGTACTTCTATGAACACGAAGGAGTTGTACCAAAAGCGATTGTCCGTGCCGTTGTTCAAGAAGTAACAAACTCCGCCAACCAAACTGGTGGTAGTACGTTGACACAACAGTTGATAAAGAATCAATTGCTAACTAATGAAGTCTCCTTTGACCGTAAAGCAAAAGAGATTCTGCTTGCGTTACGCTTGGAAAATTACTTCTCCAAAGAAGAGATTCTGGAAGCGTATCTGAATGTATCACCATTTGGGAGAGATTCATCCGGTAGAAATATTGCTGGTGCAAGAACAGCCGCTGAAGGTATTTTCGGTGTGGATATTAGTGAACTATCTATACCTCAAGCAGCTTTTATCGCAGGCTTACCCCAGAGTCCATTCGCCTACACTCCTTTTACGAGAGCAGCTGAAGTGAAAACTCCAGAAGGGCTTGAACCTGGCTTAGAAAGAATGCGATATGTACTTCACCGTATGCATGAAATGGGACATATTGATGATAAACAGTACGAAGAAGCACTTGCCTATGACATCACAAAAGATTTAGCAAAACCTGAAACATTTGCAGTAGAGCAATACCCTCATCTCACATTTGAAATTGAAGAACATGCACGTGATATCATTGCAGTGCAGCTAGCTCTCAATGATGGCTATGAAAAAGATGAGTTAGAGAACAATGTAGAATTATATAACGAATATAATGAGATGGCCAACATCGCGTTAAGACAAAATGGGTATAAGATTCATACAACAATTGACAAAAACATCTATGATAATATGGAAAAAGTTAAAGATGATTTTGAGTTATATGGACCTACTTATGATTACGAAGATAAAATTGACCCAGAAACTGGCGAGTTGAAAAAGAACAATGTAGAACAAGTGGGAGCAGTAATGATAGAGAATAAAACTGGTGCCATCAAGAGCTTTGTTGGAGGACGAGATTTCTCAATTTCACCTGTAAACTTCGCAATGGACACCTATCGTCATAATGGGTCTACGATGAAGCCCCTACTTGCAATAGCACCAGGTTATGAGTGGGGAACCATACAGCCAGGATCAATGCTGGCAGACCTACCATACAGTGTTTCACTCCCTGGACAAGAGAATTGGGCGCCTAGCAACTGGAATAATGTTGTGAACGGTCTTGTAACTGTTCGTGATGCAGTTAGACTTTCCCACAATCTTTCTACAGCTCGTGCATATATGGAGATAATAGACAGAAGACCAATAGAATTTTTATTCAAACAGGGCTTTTCCGAATTAACTGAAGCTGAGGGGGAATATCCTTCTTTAGTTCTTGGATCGCCTACACACGGAATTAGAGTAGTAGAAAATACAGCTGGATATGTGACCTTTGCCAATGAGGGAAAATATGTAGAGCCGTATTTAATTGAGAAGATTGAAACTAAAGATGGACAAGTTATTTTTGAACATAAAGTGGAACCTGTTGAAATCTACTCACCACAGACCGCGTACCTCATGATTGATACGATGAGAGATGTATTCAAAAGAGGTACTGCCATGGAAGCAAACAAGAACCTGAAGTTCACTTCTGACTGGTCAGGAAAAACAGGTACTACTCAAAATACGGAAGATGTCTGGATGATGGGTTCAAATCCTAATATTACTTTCGGTTTATGGTTTGGGTATGATGAAAGAAAGCCGCTTAAGAGTCTAGGCGACTGGGGACAGCATACAGCTACAAAAAGAAGTCAAAAGCTATGGGCACAGCTATTGAATAGTGCTTATGATGTTAACCCTGAATTAATTGGACCTAGTGGCCAGTTCGAGATGCCAGGTGGAATAGTTCGCCGGAGTTATTGTAAGCTATCTGGTATGCTTCCATCAGATTTGTGCCAGAAAGCAGGTCTTGTTGGAGAAGATCTTTTCAATGCAAAATATGCTCCAACAAAAACAGATGATAGCTTAACTACAGGAAAATATGTCAGAATTGGTGATATTGCCTATGCACCATTAAGTTCAACACCTTCCGAATTCGTAAAAGAAGGACCGATGATTAAACCTGACTTTCTTAAAAAACTCCAAGTCGGCAGCCTAGAAGAACTTTCTAAATATATGACGGATAAGAATATTTTCGATGGATTAACAGTTCTTTCAAATGACCCTCTACCTGCTAACGGTTCGGCACCGAATCAAGTTGGGGGTGTGAACGTATCCGGTTCGACTTTAACGTGGGCCTCAAGCTCAGAAAAAGATGTGATTGGATATTACGTCTACTATAAAGCAAACAGCTCAAGTTCCGCTCGAAAAATTGCATCCGTGCAAGCTGGTGACAACATGAGCACGAAGCTCTCTCAAAAATCCGGTTTCTTCTATGTTACAGCTGTTAATGCTAGTGGAAAAGAATCATCTCCATCAAGCTCAGCAAAACTTGGAGATCCAGATAAAAAAGAGGCACCAAAACCTAAGCCAAAGCCAGATCCTAAGCCACCTTCCAATGGTGGAGGTAATGGAAACGGCGGTGGAAACGATGGTGGAGGAAATGACGACGATGATGACGGCGACGATAACTCTACAGATCCTCCACCAGATGATAGTGGAGACGACGGGGAAGATTGA
- the motP gene encoding flagellar motor protein MotP, whose protein sequence is MKKFDMLTPIGIVLGLAMIMFGILSGNGLAGLASFLDPASLFIVLGGTAGALFISFNMKELKLVPVVVKAAFSRKEMELPVLINTFVRLADRARREGLLALEAELEDVDDEFIKKGILLAVDGVEPEVINDIMNAEISAMEERHLKGKTILDKAGEYAPAWGMIGTLIGLVLMLNNLNDPTTLGPNMAIAILTTLYGSLIANLICIPMANKLGNKTEKEVFLKQIIIEGVIGVQSGQNPKILEEKLSAFLTSRDRVQEEVMEMEALEESVR, encoded by the coding sequence ATGAAAAAGTTTGATATGTTAACACCAATAGGTATCGTTCTCGGTTTGGCGATGATAATGTTTGGAATATTAAGCGGAAACGGTCTTGCAGGATTAGCAAGTTTCCTGGATCCTGCGTCCTTGTTCATTGTATTAGGGGGAACGGCAGGGGCACTATTCATTAGTTTTAATATGAAAGAATTGAAGCTTGTACCCGTAGTCGTAAAAGCCGCATTTTCCCGTAAGGAAATGGAACTGCCTGTTCTGATTAACACATTTGTCCGCCTTGCTGATCGAGCAAGAAGAGAAGGCCTACTTGCTTTAGAGGCAGAATTGGAAGATGTGGATGATGAATTTATTAAAAAAGGGATACTTCTCGCCGTTGACGGAGTTGAGCCAGAAGTCATCAATGACATCATGAATGCAGAAATAAGCGCAATGGAAGAGAGGCATTTAAAAGGGAAAACCATCCTGGACAAGGCAGGGGAATATGCACCTGCTTGGGGAATGATTGGAACCCTGATCGGACTAGTTTTAATGCTGAACAACCTGAATGATCCAACTACCTTGGGACCAAACATGGCCATCGCTATCTTGACCACATTATATGGGTCCCTGATTGCCAATCTAATCTGCATTCCTATGGCCAATAAATTGGGAAACAAAACAGAAAAAGAAGTTTTTCTCAAACAAATTATTATAGAGGGTGTTATTGGGGTGCAGTCTGGCCAGAATCCTAAAATCCTGGAAGAGAAATTATCCGCATTCCTTACTTCGCGTGACCGCGTACAAGAAGAAGTAATGGAAATGGAGGCATTGGAGGAAAGTGTGCGATGA
- a CDS encoding acetoin utilization protein AcuC — protein sequence MAEFAGCHIMKKAIFVYSDDFQTYKLSENHPFNQLRVKLTYDLLHKSNLLSAQDIVPPRMATDEELALIHDPRYIEAVKLAGKGLLPKEKANNYGLGTEDTPIFPSMHEASALLVGGTLTAVDQVMTGKSEHALNLGGGLHHGFRGKASGFCIYNDTAVAIKYLQEKYGARVLYVDTDAHHGDGVQWAFYEDPNVCTLSIHETGRYLFPGTGNVNERGQGDGYGYSFNIPIDAFTEDDSFLEVYEQALTEVANFFKPDVILTQNGADAHYYDPLTHLSTSIKVYREIPKLAHKIAHQYCKGRWIGVGGGGYDIWRVVPRAWSHVWLEMIEKNNVHGSLSEDWINEWKDKAPVELPAAWEDQQDLYKPIPRKQEITEKNKQLLSKALYPISHLRTDNNSQIG from the coding sequence ATGGCCGAATTTGCCGGGTGTCACATCATGAAAAAAGCAATCTTTGTGTATTCGGATGATTTTCAGACCTATAAGCTCAGTGAAAATCATCCATTCAATCAACTAAGAGTCAAGCTCACTTATGATCTGCTTCATAAGAGCAATCTTCTTTCTGCTCAAGATATTGTTCCACCGAGAATGGCAACTGATGAGGAATTAGCGCTTATTCATGATCCGCGCTATATAGAGGCTGTTAAATTGGCTGGAAAAGGTTTATTGCCAAAAGAGAAAGCAAACAATTACGGACTTGGTACAGAAGATACGCCTATTTTTCCAAGTATGCACGAGGCAAGTGCCCTGCTCGTCGGTGGAACTTTAACAGCTGTTGACCAAGTAATGACAGGTAAATCTGAGCACGCTTTGAATTTAGGCGGAGGTCTGCATCATGGTTTCCGAGGGAAAGCATCCGGATTTTGTATTTATAATGACACTGCTGTGGCAATTAAGTATCTTCAAGAAAAGTATGGTGCCCGGGTTCTATACGTCGATACGGATGCCCATCATGGCGACGGTGTTCAGTGGGCTTTTTACGAGGATCCCAACGTCTGTACCTTATCTATACATGAAACGGGCAGGTATCTATTCCCTGGGACCGGCAATGTGAATGAACGGGGGCAGGGAGATGGATATGGTTATTCTTTCAATATTCCCATCGACGCCTTTACTGAGGATGACTCTTTCTTGGAGGTTTATGAACAGGCCCTTACAGAGGTGGCCAACTTCTTTAAACCAGATGTCATTTTAACGCAAAATGGTGCAGACGCCCATTACTATGACCCTCTCACCCATCTGTCCACTTCCATTAAAGTGTATAGGGAGATTCCGAAGCTTGCTCATAAAATTGCCCATCAATATTGTAAAGGTCGCTGGATTGGTGTTGGAGGGGGAGGCTATGATATTTGGAGAGTCGTTCCACGGGCATGGTCTCATGTTTGGTTAGAAATGATAGAAAAGAACAATGTGCACGGTTCATTGTCAGAAGATTGGATAAACGAATGGAAAGACAAGGCACCTGTGGAATTGCCTGCTGCATGGGAAGACCAACAGGACCTATATAAGCCTATTCCACGAAAACAGGAAATTACGGAGAAAAATAAACAGCTTCTCTCAAAAGCTTTATACCCTATTAGCCATCTGAGGACCGATAATAATTCACAGATTGGCTAA
- a CDS encoding MFS transporter, which produces MGKHKLFLYTKALSDFGSFMDLIVLNVVVYAATGSPVWLAATMAARTIGGVLASLVSGVAADKWNRKTIMLVTDILRAGLILLLIPFPDPIMILVVSALIGFINSFFMVSFSAEVPQIFGQDKIIETNSLIARLTSVSLVTGFIGAGVITEILGYKYTLMIDAGTYLLSGFVLWRMKWDATTAKKNKELGSGFRNNILSVFTDTREVYRYLKLAPMLLMINVVFLVGSFAGSSHNLGIPLLAEQIDGERQSFYYGMIWGVWGIGSVLATYTIPKLKIIRSEKIYSVFFISAMFMSLGFIIFLSNTFVSIILFFAFLTGIFDACFTTLHASILQKSDNYIRGRVFAVGMLLKSLGFALGFIVAPILLKALTMPQMVWILHGTLITTSLTVLIAANIWSSKKKQAEALM; this is translated from the coding sequence ATGGGAAAACACAAATTATTTTTATACACAAAAGCTTTATCTGACTTTGGTTCTTTTATGGACTTGATTGTATTGAATGTAGTGGTATATGCAGCAACGGGGAGCCCTGTCTGGTTGGCTGCAACGATGGCAGCTAGAACAATCGGGGGTGTTCTGGCAAGTTTAGTGAGTGGTGTTGCGGCAGATAAATGGAACAGAAAAACCATCATGCTTGTGACAGATATCTTAAGAGCGGGGCTAATTCTTTTATTGATACCTTTTCCAGATCCGATCATGATCCTCGTGGTATCCGCATTAATCGGATTTATTAACAGTTTCTTTATGGTAAGTTTCAGTGCGGAGGTTCCGCAAATATTCGGTCAGGACAAAATAATTGAAACGAACTCACTTATTGCGAGATTGACATCCGTCAGCCTTGTGACCGGATTTATTGGTGCAGGGGTTATTACAGAAATTTTAGGATATAAATATACCTTGATGATTGATGCTGGAACCTATTTGTTGTCTGGTTTTGTGCTTTGGAGAATGAAGTGGGATGCTACAACAGCTAAAAAAAACAAAGAGCTAGGCAGCGGGTTTAGAAATAATATTCTGTCCGTTTTCACGGATACAAGAGAAGTTTACCGTTACCTGAAATTAGCCCCAATGCTTCTCATGATCAATGTAGTATTTCTGGTTGGTTCATTTGCAGGTAGTTCGCATAATTTGGGGATTCCTTTATTGGCTGAGCAGATTGACGGGGAGCGTCAAAGTTTCTATTACGGAATGATTTGGGGTGTTTGGGGAATTGGTTCCGTCCTTGCGACCTACACCATACCAAAACTTAAAATCATTAGAAGTGAGAAAATCTATTCTGTATTTTTCATATCCGCCATGTTCATGTCACTTGGCTTTATCATCTTTTTATCAAATACATTTGTTAGCATCATTTTATTTTTTGCTTTTTTAACAGGAATTTTTGATGCTTGTTTTACCACTTTACATGCAAGCATACTTCAGAAGTCGGACAATTACATAAGAGGAAGAGTTTTTGCGGTGGGGATGTTGCTGAAATCATTAGGTTTTGCACTTGGGTTTATCGTTGCCCCAATCCTGTTAAAAGCTCTTACTATGCCACAGATGGTTTGGATATTGCATGGGACGCTTATCACAACTTCACTTACTGTGCTTATTGCGGCAAACATTTGGAGTAGTAAAAAGAAGCAGGCAGAAGCATTGATGTAA
- the acsA gene encoding acetate--CoA ligase: MKVEALPVTKGNYNLEDYEQTYRNFDWSEVEKNFSFSETGRVNVAHEAIDRHADSARKNKVALYYRDSERDEKYTFKEMKDMSNKAGNILKQTCDVEKGDRVFIFMPRSPELYFAALGAIKLGAIVGPLFEAFMEGAVKDRLEDSEAKVIITTPALLNRIPLDDLPALKHVVLVGENVKEEGPYIDFNSRMKEASKKLQVEWVEKTDGLVLHYTSGSTGKPKGVLHVHNAMIQHYQTAKWVLDLKEEDVYWCTADPGWVTGTAYGIFGPWLVGASNVIVGGRFRPEAWYETIEDYGVSVWYSAPTAFRMLMGAGDEVVKKYDLSSLRHILSVGEPLNPEVIRWGVKVFNLRVHDTWWMTETGAQLICNYPALEIKPGSMGKPIPGVEAAIVDDQGNELPPYRMGNLAIKKGWPSMMHTIWNNKEKYESYFMPGDWYVSGDSAYMDEEGYFWFQGRIDDVIMTSGERVGPFEVESKLVEHPAVAEAGVIGKPDPVRGEIIKAFVALRDGHTASDELKEEIRQFVKRGLAAHAAPREIEFRDKLPKTRSGKIMRRVLKAWELDLPTGDLSTMED, translated from the coding sequence ATGAAAGTGGAAGCGTTACCAGTGACGAAGGGGAACTACAATCTAGAAGACTATGAACAAACCTACCGAAATTTTGACTGGTCAGAGGTAGAGAAGAACTTCAGTTTTTCCGAAACGGGGAGAGTGAATGTTGCTCATGAAGCCATCGACCGTCACGCAGACTCAGCACGAAAAAATAAAGTAGCACTATATTACCGTGATTCAGAACGTGATGAAAAGTATACATTCAAGGAAATGAAAGATATGTCCAACAAAGCAGGTAACATCTTGAAACAGACTTGCGATGTGGAAAAGGGAGACCGTGTCTTTATTTTCATGCCACGTTCACCTGAGTTATACTTTGCAGCACTTGGAGCTATCAAGCTTGGAGCAATTGTCGGACCATTGTTCGAGGCATTTATGGAAGGCGCTGTAAAAGACCGCCTAGAAGATAGTGAAGCAAAAGTAATCATTACAACACCAGCACTGCTTAATCGTATCCCACTTGATGACCTGCCGGCATTAAAGCATGTTGTACTTGTAGGGGAAAATGTGAAAGAAGAAGGGCCTTACATCGATTTCAACTCCCGTATGAAGGAAGCGAGTAAAAAACTTCAAGTCGAATGGGTGGAAAAGACAGATGGCTTGGTGCTTCATTATACAAGCGGATCCACTGGCAAGCCAAAAGGAGTGCTGCATGTCCATAATGCCATGATTCAGCACTATCAAACAGCTAAATGGGTTTTGGATCTTAAGGAAGAAGATGTGTACTGGTGCACGGCTGACCCAGGTTGGGTAACAGGTACAGCATACGGTATCTTCGGTCCTTGGCTTGTAGGAGCTTCCAATGTAATCGTTGGCGGCCGTTTCAGACCAGAAGCCTGGTACGAGACAATTGAAGATTATGGCGTATCTGTATGGTACAGCGCACCAACAGCATTTCGTATGTTGATGGGAGCAGGGGATGAAGTAGTGAAAAAGTATGATTTATCTTCCCTTCGCCATATTCTGAGTGTCGGCGAACCATTGAATCCAGAAGTAATCCGTTGGGGTGTGAAAGTCTTCAATCTACGCGTCCACGATACATGGTGGATGACCGAGACAGGAGCACAATTGATTTGTAACTATCCAGCATTGGAAATCAAGCCTGGCTCCATGGGCAAACCCATTCCGGGAGTAGAGGCGGCAATTGTGGACGATCAAGGAAACGAGCTCCCTCCATATCGCATGGGTAACCTTGCCATCAAAAAAGGCTGGCCGTCCATGATGCACACAATCTGGAATAACAAAGAAAAGTATGAGTCCTACTTCATGCCAGGTGACTGGTATGTTTCAGGGGATTCTGCTTATATGGATGAAGAAGGTTACTTCTGGTTCCAAGGCCGCATCGATGATGTAATTATGACATCAGGTGAGCGTGTCGGACCGTTCGAAGTGGAAAGCAAGCTTGTGGAACACCCTGCTGTTGCCGAAGCCGGAGTAATTGGAAAGCCGGACCCGGTGCGTGGCGAAATCATTAAAGCCTTCGTTGCGCTTCGTGATGGTCATACAGCAAGTGACGAACTGAAAGAAGAGATTCGTCAGTTTGTTAAACGCGGGCTTGCAGCACATGCTGCACCTCGTGAAATCGAATTCCGTGATAAACTTCCAAAAACTCGTAGCGGGAAAATTATGCGTCGCGTGTTAAAAGCGTGGGAGCTGGATCTGCCTACTGGTGATTTGTCTACGATGGAAGACTAA